In Musa acuminata AAA Group cultivar baxijiao chromosome BXJ2-10, Cavendish_Baxijiao_AAA, whole genome shotgun sequence, a genomic segment contains:
- the LOC135625735 gene encoding plasma membrane-associated cation-binding protein 1-like, which yields SDLYWILCLVQEDISKEFEEKKTDLQPKVVEIYEASAVEIKTLVKKPTGSGLKKKSTVVIKFIEELVKIEFLGSKPVSEAAAKYGPGLVSGPVIFLFEQVSTLLPAEEPPAPAEPAVESTSKDITPETAEEIKKEEAEAEVEEAPAPVDPAPSDPSPETEKPAKPAAEPAKA from the exons TCTGATCTCTACTGGATCCTTTGTTTGGTTCAGGAGgacatcagcaaggagttcgaagAGAAGAAGACTGACCTGCAGCCCAAAGTTGTGGAGATCTACGAAGCTTCTGCCGTTGAAATCAAG ACTCTGGTGAAGAAACCGACGGGGTCAGGACTGAAGAAGAAATCAACTGTTGTGATCAAGTTCATCGAGGAACTAGTGAAGATCG AGTTCCTTGGCTCGAAGCCGGTGAGCGAGGCTGCCGCCAAGTACGGCCCCGGCCTCGTCTCCGGTCCCGTGATCTTCCTCTTCGAGCAGGTGTCCACCTTACTCCCCGCAGAGGAGCCGCCTGCTCCCGCCGAACCGGCCGTCGAGAGCACCAGCAAGGATATTACACCGGAAACCGCGGAGGAGATCAAGAAGGAAGAGGCTGAGGCGGAGGTGGAAGAGGCACCTGCCCCGGTCGACCCGGCTCCCTCGGACCCCTCCCCAGAGACGGAGAAACCGGCCAAGCCAGCGGCTGAACCCGCCAAGGCTTGA